The Lewinellaceae bacterium nucleotide sequence ATCCAGATGATCCTCGATTATGGCGCGACAATGCGAAAAATACAATTTTTTATTTTCCTCATTGGCAAGCAAGGAACTAATAAGTGGTTTCATCTGGGAATCGACGTGCAACAGAGGGTCCAGGTTCATCAATTCCAGCGTAGTGAGATCTGAGCCCACTCCTGTATTTTTAAAACTCCCGAAGGCCAGGTTCATATCCCCCAAAACCGGAACAAAACGATCTTTAGCATTTTTCACCAGGTAATAATTGGGACTTCCTTTTCCTGTATAACTGTAAAGATTCAACAGAACGTTATTGAAAGCCAGCATCCATAAGGTCTGATCAACATCCAGTAAACCGGCAATATTTTCTTTCTTATTGTTCAAAACATCGGTCAACATATACAAATCACTCCAATTACCGAAAATTTTAACAAAATTCTGGTCAAAACAATCAGCATTATTGTCATGGCGCAGGGTACCAAAATATTTGCTCTGACAGCCATCGGTTTCTTTTTCGCCTGCATTGGGATCACTGTAAAAAAGTCCTTTTGCATTAGGCCCAAAGTGATTTTCCACAAAAGTGGCATCGACTACTTCAACGTTGACGAAAAGGCCATAATACTCATCATTGATATTCACTTTTGCATAATTGGCCTGAGGTGCGATCATATAATCCCTTGCGATTTCATAACCTGCCACCTCGCGAACCATACTGGGATCTCTCAATGCACTGGATAAATCCAATGCTTTTACACCTTCGTAAGTAAGGTTTTTATCGACGGTAGAAAGTTGGACAAACAGCCCGTTACGCCGGCCTCCTGGCGTAAATGATCTGGCATCACGATACCGAACGCCAGCCTGTTTGTAAACTTTCCCGTTAATATTAAGATCTGCAGGCAACAACTCTTCCCCGTTGTATCGAAGGGAATCGAGGATGTACCTCCAGTTTGATGCTTTAAAGCTAATGCTCACATTCTGGATTTCGTCAACATTATAAAAATTCGACTGGCCAGAAGCGGTATTAAAAAACCAAATGCTTAAGTTGAAAATAACCAGGTGTAAAAAAAATCTTTTCATAAGGAGTGTAATGTGATATAATTTTTATAGATAGTCCAGTTGTAAAAATATCAGTCTTTATACGGAACCAATTCCCTGCAATATTAAGAAAATAATTCCATAAAATGGTTTTGATTTATGAAACGTCCTCTAAATTTTATGGCCGGCCGCTGGCACTTTTTAAACGTTACCGGGCTATTGGTTAAACTTAATAATTAAGATTTCCTCCCTATCCACTTCATTATTATTACAATAGAATCCCCTCAGGCAACGGGCTTTAAACGGTAGCCTTTTTGTTTTAACAACCGTAAGACCCCCTGTTCACCTCCCAGATGTCCGGCTCCAATGGCACAAAAAACGGTATTTTGTTGCCGGATCAATTCATCGATCCTGTCGGCCATAATCCGGTTGCGACTGAAAACCATTACTTCCTTTCGGTTTCCGGCTCCCTTGAGGGCTGATTTATGAAGGAGTTTCAGGTTCCCCTTTTCATAATAATCGAGCAACTTCAACAAGCTTTTCCTAAACCGGGAATAGTTTTTGGCGATCTTCTTAAGGTTTTCCAGGTGATCCTCAAGGGGCAGTTGTTGCATAATGTTGATTTGTTCCTCTATGGTCTCAATGCCAAACCGTTTTTTATCCACGGAGGTGGCGTATTGCCACAATTGGTCGTCCAGGAAAACAGGCATTTCATTGGAAAGGATAGCTTCCGAAATGATATTCATGATTATCATCGGATGCATGAAGGTCAATCGTTCCAGTTCCAGTTTCAGGGCCTTTTTCAGAATACGTCTTAATTTTTGGTAAACCTTAACAGGAAGGAGGAGGATAAGCGGAAGAACAGGTTGTAATTGAATCGGGGCTGTTCCTCCGCTTCTCATTTCATCTAGATTGAGTTCCGTGGCAAAGGCTTCACATTGGTCAATTTTCTGATACAGGGTATCCAGCAAACCAAAAGCTTTGGCATCTTTGATGTGCATCGTACCGAAAAGCCAGGAAGGCCCGGGCAAGTCCGATTCGATTCGCCACAGCAAACAATTCTTTTTTTTCAAATTCCGTTTATTCGTACTTGAATGGCAAAATTTTACTGTTCTTCACAGTAGACAGCGTCATTAAGGTTTTTAAACGTTCAATTTCTTCAATTTGAGAAAGCGTTTTGAAAAGCAATTTTTCGTAGGTCGGAATATCCGCACATACAATTTTGATCAAAAAGTCGGCCTCCCCGGTAATGATGTAACATTCTGTTATTTCATCAATCTCTTTGATCTTTTCAAGAAAATGATTTAAGGCATTTTCTTTTTGCCAGGCAAGAGAAACGAGAACAAAAGTCATCACGCTCAAACCGATGCTGTTGGGGCTGACAACGGCGTGGTAGCTGTCGATAACACCTGATTGTTCTAGCTTTCTGACACGTTCAAGGGTTGGTGCAGGAGATAACCCGATTTTCTTGGAAAGATCCAGGTTTGTTATCTTGCTGCTTTCCTGCAGAATCTTAAGTATTCTGAGATCAGTCTCATCTAATTTGTTGCTCATTTGTCGTAGTTATATCGTCAAAAATTTAAGCCCGCAAGATAACCGTAAATAAAACAAAAATCAAGCTTTTAAAGTAGAAACATCGTATAAATTTCGCATACATATTATTAAGAGTAATCTTTTGCAAGAAGATTCTTTTGGAGTCGGAAAATGGGGGGAAATTACCCTTGAGTTTAATACCTTTGCCTTTTATAATTTTTACAACAATGATCAACAACCATATAATCGCCCCAAAGAGTATCGTCGTGGTAGGGGGCTCCAACCATTTACACAAACCCGGAGGCAGAATCATTCAAAATCTGCTCGACGGAAAATTCAAGGGAACCCTGCATGTCGTCAACCCCAAAAGCAGAATTGTGCAGGGGGTTGAGGCAGTTCCTTCCATTGAAGATTTGCCGGATGTGGACCTGGCTATTTTGTCGGTTCCTGCCAAATTCTGCCTGGAAACCGTCACCTTCCTGGCCAGGAACAGAAATACAAAGGCCTTTATTATCATTTCCGCCGGTTTTGGCGAAGTGTATCCCGAAGGCAAGATTGTGGAAAAACAACTTGCCGAGGTGGTCAATGAAACCGGGGGGTGTCTCTTTGGTCCCAATTGTATAGGGGTCATCACCGAAAATTATTCAGGCGTTTTCACCCCGCCTATTCCTGTTTTTCACCGGGACGGCTGTGACTTCATCTCTGCTTCCGGTTCCACCGCACTTTTTATCATCGAGGCCGGCATTCCCCGCGGGCTTCGTTTTGCCAACGTATTCACCGTTGGGAATTCGGCTCACACCAATGTCGAAGATGTCCTTGAATATATGGATGATAATTTTGATCCCGAAAGTAGTTCACGGATCAAACTTTTGTACCTGGAAAATATCTCCAACCCGGCTAAATTGCTAAAACATGCCATCTCACTGGTGAGCAAGGGATGTAAAATCGCTGCCATCAAATCCGGTGCGACGGATGACGGGAAAAGAGCTACGGCCTCCCATACCGGTGCCATGGCCAACTCTGATGTTGCCGTCCGGGCCTTGTTCCGCAAGGCAGGCGTGGTGTATTGCAGCAGCCGGGAAGAATTGATTACGGTAGCTTCCATTTTTTCCTACAAAAAACTGGAAGGCAAAAATATCGCCGTCATCACCCATGCCGGAGGATCGGCCGTCATGCTGACAGATGCCCTTTCCCAGGGCGGACTGAAGGTGCCCCTGATCGAAGGCCCGCATGCAGAGGAACTAAAAACCTACCTGGCTCCCGGTTCATCCGTTAGCAATCCTATAGATTTCCTCGCTACCGGCAATGCCGAGCAGTTGGGCATCATTATTGATTATTGCGAACACCTTTTCGAACATATTGATGCGATGATCGTGTTGTTTGGCAGCGCCGGCCTTTTTGATGTGGAGAATGTTTACAAGGTGTTGAATGTTAAACTCGCTGTATGCAAAAAACCGATCTATCCCATCCTGCCTTCCCTCATTAATGCCAAAAATGAAATCCAATATTTCCTTTCCAAAGGACACGTCAACTTCCCGGACGAAGTTTCCCTGGGCAGGGCTTTGGCGGAAGTTTTTTACACCCCGTCCCCTTTGGTGGCGCCTGAAATAAGTATTGAGATCGATGAAAAGCATATCCGCAAAATAATCGATGAGGTGAGTGATGGGTTTATGCCCCTTGACAAAGTAAAAGAATTGCTTCAAACTATAAATATCCATGTCGCACCGGAGTATCTGGTCACTACCGAAGCAGAAACGATAAAAGCAGTGAAGGCTCTTGGATTTCCGCTGGCAATTAAAGTGATAGGTCCTATTCACAAATCAGATACGGGAGGCGTGGCGCTAAATATTTATACAGAAGAATTGGCGGTGAAGGAATTTCACCACATGATAAATATTGAAGGAGCTACCGGGGTGCAGATTCAGCCCATGCTCACCGGGGTGGAACTGTTTATCGGGGCAAAACACGAATCGTCTTTTGGCCATATTATCCTTTTTGGCATTGGGGGCATATTTGTGGAAATTTTCAAAGACGTCAAAGCGGGCCTTGCCCCGATCGGCAGGGCAACGGCCAAAAGGATGGTTCACAAACTGAAAGGCTATCCCCTGATCAAAGGCGTCAGAGGAAAAACGGGCGTCAATGAAGAAGCCATTATGGATATTATCCAGGGGGTGTCGGCTCTCGTGCATACCGCTCCGGAAATCGTTGAAATGGATATCAACCCCATTATTGGCAAAGGGGATGATCTGACGGCTGTGGATGCCCGCATTAAAATTGAAAAACTCATTTCCTAAATCTTTTGAATTTCGGGATTTTGTCAGAGTATAATATTCCTTTAATCCGCATATTTTGTACCTTTCGGGGCAAATAAAAAACAAGAAAAAAATGACACGAAAACACATCGTCGCCGGTAACTGGAAAATGAATAATTCCTTCAAAGAAGGAAAGGAATTGGCTAAAGCAGTCAAAAAACTAAAACGTTCCAAAGATGTAATCACCATTTTAGGAACACCTTTTATTCATTTGAGGGCTGTTGGCAAGATCATCAAAAAGGACAAAACCCTTAAACTGGCTGCTCAAAATTGCCACAACGAAAAAAGTGGAGCTTTTACAGGGGAAATTTCCATCCCCATGCTGGCTTCGGTTGGGGTAAAATACGTTATCATAGGCCATTCGGAAAGAAGAGAATATTTCGGTGAAGACGATGCTTTCCTGGCCAAAAAGGTAGATGCCTGTCTGGAAGGTGGTCTAACCCCCATCTTTTGCTGCGGTGAAAATAAGGCCATTCGCGAAGCGGGAACCCACGAAAGTTATGTAGCCAAACAATTGGAAAACAGCCTCTTCCATTTATCCGAAAAAGAATTCTCAAAACTTGTCATCGCCTACGAGCCGATATGGGCTATTGGAACAGGACTGACCGCTTCCTCCCAGCAGGCTCAGGATATGCACCATGCCATCCGCAAGCTCATTGCCGACCAATACGGAGCTGCCATTGCCGAGGCCACCAGCATTCTTTATGGAGGCAGTTGTAAGCCTTCCAACGCCAAAGAACTGTTCAGTCAACCGGATGTGGACGGCGGACTTATCGGTGGTGCAGCACTGAATGCGGAAGATTTTGTAGCCATTGTAAATAGTTTTTAAAGGACAGTAGCTGAGAGACGGAAGAAATTACTTAACTTAGGTTAACATTCTTCCGTCTTCCGCTATAAATCAGACCATTCCTTGGCAACTTATCACTTATTTGAATAAATTAACGCAACAAGGTTACGGAATAAAAATCAATTGCTTATCTTTGTAAGCAATCATCACAAAACCAACGAGTATATGAATAGTATTGTCACCCAACGGTTTATTAAGTGCCACAACAAACTCAGGGAGGACAATCGTATCAAATCGAGCCGTCAGTTTGCTATCATGCTGGATTATCTGCCTCAAAGTTTAAGCGAAATAATGAAAGGCAGGCGTGATGTGACGATTGAATTACTCCGCAAGGCTATCGTGCTTTACAAGATCAATCCTATTTATTTATTTACCGGAGAGGGGCCTTTGTTCATGAGTGAAGAGAGCCATAAGGATTTTCGCGTACTCACCATCGTCACCGACAGCAATGACGACGAAAAGATTTTGCATGTGCCTATTCCTGCCCAGCCGGGATATGCCAATGAACCGGGTGATCCGGCTTTTACCAAAGACCTTCCCACTTTTTCTCTTCCCGATTACAAATACAAAGTAGGAACTCACCGCTCTTTTGATGTGGCCGGTGACCATATGGAACCTACACTTTTTGAAGGAGATAAAGTGGTTTGCAGTTTCCTCGATCCAACCCTTTGGG carries:
- a CDS encoding triose-phosphate isomerase — translated: MTRKHIVAGNWKMNNSFKEGKELAKAVKKLKRSKDVITILGTPFIHLRAVGKIIKKDKTLKLAAQNCHNEKSGAFTGEISIPMLASVGVKYVIIGHSERREYFGEDDAFLAKKVDACLEGGLTPIFCCGENKAIREAGTHESYVAKQLENSLFHLSEKEFSKLVIAYEPIWAIGTGLTASSQQAQDMHHAIRKLIADQYGAAIAEATSILYGGSCKPSNAKELFSQPDVDGGLIGGAALNAEDFVAIVNSF
- a CDS encoding CotH kinase family protein, with product MKRFFLHLVIFNLSIWFFNTASGQSNFYNVDEIQNVSISFKASNWRYILDSLRYNGEELLPADLNINGKVYKQAGVRYRDARSFTPGGRRNGLFVQLSTVDKNLTYEGVKALDLSSALRDPSMVREVAGYEIARDYMIAPQANYAKVNINDEYYGLFVNVEVVDATFVENHFGPNAKGLFYSDPNAGEKETDGCQSKYFGTLRHDNNADCFDQNFVKIFGNWSDLYMLTDVLNNKKENIAGLLDVDQTLWMLAFNNVLLNLYSYTGKGSPNYYLVKNAKDRFVPVLGDMNLAFGSFKNTGVGSDLTTLELMNLDPLLHVDSQMKPLISSLLANEENKKLYFSHCRAIIEDHLDKSLFRKRVKDLQKFIFTDLVNDRNRYYSTGDFSKSIDATIGKRSRIPGVANIMEDRVTFLKSNPNFTILPPAIGDVTLSGREKFSQKRVTDFRIQAVLDQYTKKVFLYYRFNEKDEWKMVEMADDGKSDDGVANDHIYGVVISPKNGVDGIEFYIKAENAKALSFSPQNYTRELHSSSLSELNQ
- a CDS encoding TraB/GumN family protein — its product is MLWRIESDLPGPSWLFGTMHIKDAKAFGLLDTLYQKIDQCEAFATELNLDEMRSGGTAPIQLQPVLPLILLLPVKVYQKLRRILKKALKLELERLTFMHPMIIMNIISEAILSNEMPVFLDDQLWQYATSVDKKRFGIETIEEQINIMQQLPLEDHLENLKKIAKNYSRFRKSLLKLLDYYEKGNLKLLHKSALKGAGNRKEVMVFSRNRIMADRIDELIRQQNTVFCAIGAGHLGGEQGVLRLLKQKGYRLKPVA
- a CDS encoding peptidase S24; this encodes MNSIVTQRFIKCHNKLREDNRIKSSRQFAIMLDYLPQSLSEIMKGRRDVTIELLRKAIVLYKINPIYLFTGEGPLFMSEESHKDFRVLTIVTDSNDDEKILHVPIPAQPGYANEPGDPAFTKDLPTFSLPDYKYKVGTHRSFDVAGDHMEPTLFEGDKVVCSFLDPTLWVSSIKTNYVYVIITRAEVMVRRIKSVMKDENQVVLCSDNNFYPEHTLNLGEIREIWYVRAKISPFLPSPNNINNYLAEEMFMLKQTLTNQSRLISGFEDKLNQILPPDKNNPT
- a CDS encoding acetate--CoA ligase family protein, with product MINNHIIAPKSIVVVGGSNHLHKPGGRIIQNLLDGKFKGTLHVVNPKSRIVQGVEAVPSIEDLPDVDLAILSVPAKFCLETVTFLARNRNTKAFIIISAGFGEVYPEGKIVEKQLAEVVNETGGCLFGPNCIGVITENYSGVFTPPIPVFHRDGCDFISASGSTALFIIEAGIPRGLRFANVFTVGNSAHTNVEDVLEYMDDNFDPESSSRIKLLYLENISNPAKLLKHAISLVSKGCKIAAIKSGATDDGKRATASHTGAMANSDVAVRALFRKAGVVYCSSREELITVASIFSYKKLEGKNIAVITHAGGSAVMLTDALSQGGLKVPLIEGPHAEELKTYLAPGSSVSNPIDFLATGNAEQLGIIIDYCEHLFEHIDAMIVLFGSAGLFDVENVYKVLNVKLAVCKKPIYPILPSLINAKNEIQYFLSKGHVNFPDEVSLGRALAEVFYTPSPLVAPEISIEIDEKHIRKIIDEVSDGFMPLDKVKELLQTINIHVAPEYLVTTEAETIKAVKALGFPLAIKVIGPIHKSDTGGVALNIYTEELAVKEFHHMINIEGATGVQIQPMLTGVELFIGAKHESSFGHIILFGIGGIFVEIFKDVKAGLAPIGRATAKRMVHKLKGYPLIKGVRGKTGVNEEAIMDIIQGVSALVHTAPEIVEMDINPIIGKGDDLTAVDARIKIEKLIS
- a CDS encoding Lrp/AsnC family transcriptional regulator — its product is MSNKLDETDLRILKILQESSKITNLDLSKKIGLSPAPTLERVRKLEQSGVIDSYHAVVSPNSIGLSVMTFVLVSLAWQKENALNHFLEKIKEIDEITECYIITGEADFLIKIVCADIPTYEKLLFKTLSQIEEIERLKTLMTLSTVKNSKILPFKYE